Proteins from one Shewanella pealeana ATCC 700345 genomic window:
- the fusA gene encoding elongation factor G yields MTDLSKYRNIGIFAHVDAGKTTTTERILKLTGKIHKLGEVHDGESTTDFMEQEAERGITIQSAAVSCFWKDHRFNVIDTPGHVDFTVEVYRSLKVLDGGIGVFCGSGGVEPQSETNWRYANESEVARIIFVNKLDRMGADFLRVVKQTKDVLAANPLVMVLPIGIEDEFSGVVDLLSRKAYVWDDTGEAENYTVTDVPADMVDQVEEYREMLIETAVEMDDDLMESYMEGEEPAMEDIKRCIRAGTRDMTFFPTYCGSAFKNKGMQLLLDAVVDYLPNPVEVDPQPLTDEEGNENGEFALVSIDEPLKALAFKIMDDRFGALTFVRIYSGQLRKGDTILNSATGKTERIGRMCEMQADERNELDYAQAGDIIAIVGMKNVQTGHTLCDVKHPCTLEAMVFPEPVISIAVAPKDKGGSEKMGIAIGKMIAEDPSFRVETDEDSGETILKGMGELHLDIKVDILKRTYGVELIVGEPQVAYRETITREIEDSYTHKKQSGGSGQFGKIDYVIRPGEANTGLTFKSSVVGGNVPKEFWPAVEKGFASMMNTGTVAGFPVLDVEFELKDGAFHAVDSSAIAFEIAAKGAFRQSMPKAGAQLLEPIMNVDVFSPDDNVGDVIGDLNRRRGMIKDQNAGVTGVRIKADVPLSEMFGYIGSLRTMTSGRGQFSMEFAHYSQCPNSVSEKVIADVKERNAKK; encoded by the coding sequence ATGACTGATTTATCAAAGTACAGAAACATTGGTATCTTTGCTCACGTTGACGCGGGTAAGACTACTACAACTGAGCGTATCCTAAAGCTTACTGGTAAAATCCATAAGCTAGGTGAAGTGCATGACGGCGAATCAACAACTGACTTCATGGAACAGGAAGCTGAGCGTGGTATTACCATTCAGTCTGCTGCTGTTAGTTGTTTCTGGAAAGATCACCGTTTCAACGTTATCGACACCCCTGGTCACGTTGACTTTACAGTAGAAGTTTACCGTTCTCTTAAAGTTCTTGATGGCGGTATCGGTGTATTCTGTGGTTCTGGTGGTGTTGAGCCACAATCAGAAACTAACTGGCGTTATGCTAACGAATCTGAAGTTGCTCGTATCATCTTCGTAAACAAGTTAGACCGTATGGGTGCTGACTTCTTACGTGTTGTTAAGCAAACTAAAGACGTACTAGCTGCTAACCCACTAGTTATGGTACTTCCAATCGGTATCGAAGATGAGTTCAGTGGTGTTGTTGACCTACTTTCTCGTAAAGCATACGTATGGGATGATACTGGTGAAGCTGAAAACTACACAGTAACTGACGTTCCAGCTGACATGGTTGACCAAGTTGAAGAATACCGTGAAATGCTAATCGAGACAGCTGTTGAGATGGACGACGACCTAATGGAATCTTACATGGAAGGCGAAGAGCCAGCTATGGAAGACATTAAGCGTTGTATCCGTGCTGGTACTCGTGACATGACTTTCTTCCCAACATACTGTGGTTCTGCTTTCAAGAACAAAGGTATGCAGCTTCTTCTTGATGCTGTTGTTGATTACCTACCAAACCCAGTTGAAGTTGATCCACAGCCTCTAACTGACGAAGAAGGTAACGAAAACGGTGAGTTCGCTTTAGTTTCTATCGACGAGCCACTAAAAGCACTAGCATTCAAAATCATGGATGACCGTTTCGGTGCACTTACATTCGTACGTATCTACTCTGGTCAGCTACGTAAAGGCGACACGATTCTTAACAGTGCAACTGGTAAGACTGAGCGTATCGGCCGTATGTGTGAAATGCAAGCTGATGAGCGTAACGAACTTGATTACGCACAAGCTGGTGACATCATCGCGATCGTTGGTATGAAGAACGTGCAAACTGGTCACACTTTATGTGATGTTAAGCACCCTTGTACTCTTGAAGCAATGGTATTCCCAGAGCCAGTTATCTCTATCGCAGTAGCGCCAAAAGATAAAGGCGGTTCTGAGAAAATGGGTATCGCTATCGGTAAAATGATTGCAGAAGATCCATCTTTCCGCGTAGAAACTGACGAAGACTCAGGCGAAACTATCCTTAAAGGTATGGGTGAACTTCACCTAGACATTAAGGTAGACATCCTTAAGCGTACTTACGGCGTTGAGCTAATTGTAGGTGAGCCTCAAGTTGCTTACCGTGAAACTATCACTCGTGAAATCGAAGATAGCTACACTCACAAGAAGCAATCTGGTGGTTCTGGTCAGTTCGGTAAGATCGACTACGTTATCCGTCCAGGCGAAGCTAACACAGGCTTAACGTTCAAATCTTCAGTTGTTGGTGGTAACGTTCCTAAGGAATTCTGGCCAGCAGTTGAGAAAGGTTTCGCTAGCATGATGAACACCGGTACTGTTGCTGGTTTCCCTGTGTTAGACGTTGAATTCGAACTTAAAGATGGTGCTTTCCACGCAGTTGACTCATCAGCTATCGCGTTCGAAATCGCTGCTAAAGGTGCTTTCCGTCAATCTATGCCAAAAGCCGGTGCACAACTTCTTGAGCCTATCATGAACGTTGACGTATTCAGCCCAGATGACAACGTTGGTGACGTAATTGGTGACCTTAACCGTCGTCGTGGTATGATCAAAGACCAAAACGCTGGTGTAACTGGTGTTCGTATTAAGGCTGACGTACCGCTTTCAGAAATGTTCGGTTACATCGGTTCACTACGTACTATGACTTCTGGTCGTGGCCAATTCTCTATGGAATTCGCTCACTACTCACAGTGTCCAAACAGTGTTTCTGAAAAAGTTATCGCTGACGTTAAAGAAAGAAACGCTAAGAAGTAA
- the cobB gene encoding Sir2 family NAD+-dependent deacetylase has translation MYQQIVILTGAGISAESGLRTFRDQDGLWEEHKIEEVATPEGYANNPLLVERFYNDRWQQFHNGSIEPNAGHTALAKLEQEFDGKLLVVTQNIDDLHERAGSRRLLHMHGELSKGRCPRSQQTFLLREAFGPKHTCTCCIPAQRLRPHVVWFGEMPFGLDRIQHALDTCDLFIAIGTSGTVNPAAGFVDTANHHGAQTVEVNLMPADRHSQFQYHLEGRASEVVPKLVDDILNGKIVNNIG, from the coding sequence ATGTACCAGCAGATTGTAATTTTGACCGGGGCAGGGATCTCAGCAGAATCTGGGTTACGTACCTTTAGAGATCAAGACGGCCTGTGGGAGGAGCATAAAATTGAAGAGGTGGCGACACCAGAAGGGTATGCTAATAACCCTTTATTGGTCGAGCGCTTCTATAACGATCGTTGGCAGCAGTTTCATAATGGTTCAATTGAACCCAATGCGGGCCATACTGCACTGGCGAAGCTTGAGCAAGAATTTGATGGGAAGCTCTTGGTTGTCACTCAGAACATTGATGACTTACATGAAAGAGCGGGCTCTAGGCGCCTGTTGCACATGCATGGTGAGTTATCAAAAGGCCGTTGCCCACGTTCACAGCAAACATTTCTTCTGCGAGAAGCTTTTGGACCTAAGCATACTTGTACATGTTGTATCCCAGCACAAAGATTAAGGCCTCACGTTGTATGGTTTGGAGAAATGCCTTTCGGTTTAGATAGAATTCAGCATGCGCTGGATACTTGCGATCTGTTCATTGCCATAGGCACATCTGGTACCGTCAATCCTGCAGCAGGCTTTGTCGATACTGCAAATCATCACGGGGCTCAAACGGTTGAGGTTAATTTGATGCCAGCGGATCGGCACAGTCAGTTCCAATACCATTTAGAGGGAAGGGCGAGTGAAGTCGTGCCAAAACTGGTAGATGATATTCTTAACGGAAAAATCGTCAATAACATAGGATAA
- a CDS encoding GNAT family N-acetyltransferase: MIITETDRLILRHFEAKDTRAIFLLNSIPEVLTFIPGEPMTSISQAEQIFENVITKSYQERGYGRWAVEHKADGKVIGFCGPTFITEFNEVELGYRYLPQYWGQGIGCEAGLAALDRFKDYDINEAIALILLGNKGSEGVARKIGMKERNRAKFMGHKVNVFHKVL; the protein is encoded by the coding sequence GTGATTATAACTGAGACAGACAGGCTGATCTTGCGTCATTTCGAGGCTAAAGATACCAGAGCTATCTTTTTGTTGAACAGTATTCCTGAAGTCTTAACTTTTATTCCTGGCGAGCCAATGACGTCAATATCTCAGGCTGAGCAGATTTTTGAAAATGTAATCACTAAAAGCTATCAAGAACGGGGTTATGGCCGCTGGGCAGTTGAGCATAAAGCCGACGGTAAAGTCATTGGTTTTTGTGGACCGACTTTTATTACAGAGTTTAATGAAGTTGAGCTTGGTTACCGTTATTTACCTCAATACTGGGGACAAGGCATAGGTTGTGAGGCTGGATTGGCTGCACTCGATCGTTTTAAGGATTACGATATCAATGAAGCAATTGCACTGATTTTACTTGGGAATAAAGGCTCGGAAGGCGTTGCGCGTAAAATAGGCATGAAGGAACGAAACCGTGCTAAGTTTATGGGCCATAAAGTGAATGTATTCCATAAAGTGCTTTAG
- a CDS encoding AAA family ATPase, producing the protein MKHQSNYNGTAIIMRGLPGSGKSYWVEEYVNALPKRDCDSEHFKVCSTDEFFYQDGKYCFNAKDLAKFHQLNLTRFIHAIANKTPLVICDNTNMAQWEFEDYCAAAKAEGYRVQIQQIGEPKDKQHQLLCADRNKHRVPLKSIIRMANVFEPHG; encoded by the coding sequence ATGAAACACCAGTCAAATTATAATGGTACGGCTATTATAATGCGCGGTCTACCTGGTAGTGGTAAGAGCTACTGGGTAGAGGAGTACGTTAATGCTTTACCAAAACGTGATTGTGACAGTGAGCATTTTAAGGTTTGCTCAACCGATGAGTTTTTCTATCAAGATGGTAAGTACTGTTTTAATGCGAAAGATTTAGCTAAATTTCACCAGTTGAACTTAACGCGGTTTATTCATGCAATAGCAAATAAAACTCCCTTGGTTATTTGTGACAATACCAATATGGCGCAATGGGAATTTGAGGATTATTGTGCAGCGGCTAAGGCTGAAGGGTATCGCGTACAGATCCAGCAGATCGGTGAGCCAAAAGATAAACAGCATCAGCTTCTCTGTGCAGATAGAAATAAGCATCGAGTGCCACTAAAAAGTATTATCAGGATGGCTAATGTTTTTGAGCCCCATGGTTAG
- a CDS encoding methyltransferase domain-containing protein — protein sequence MNTGSENLSLEVAERFSAAAAHYHSYDVLQQQTAKRLLAQMTPGTRLLDIGAGPGTDFSQFEHVNQVFCLDIADGMLRTLSSSFPEHAPICGDAQNLPIADGVIDSIYSNVALQWCQDLPQAVSEANRVLTQGGEFNMSIVAKDSLKQLVDLGFKVNSFIDEQELLACFNDDNWQLEVCKTLDVTVYFSDLRALLQSIKGVGASIVKQQQSANQPQVTLRGRKDWQALQLKAELNRAPEGLPLTYNISFIKARKKR from the coding sequence GTGAATACAGGATCAGAAAATCTTAGCCTAGAGGTCGCAGAGCGTTTCTCTGCAGCCGCTGCACATTATCACAGTTATGATGTGCTCCAGCAGCAGACGGCTAAGCGTTTGCTGGCGCAGATGACGCCAGGTACTCGCTTGCTTGATATCGGTGCAGGCCCTGGTACGGACTTTTCCCAGTTTGAACATGTCAATCAAGTGTTCTGCCTCGATATTGCCGACGGCATGCTGAGAACACTGAGCAGCAGCTTTCCCGAGCATGCGCCAATCTGTGGCGATGCCCAAAACCTACCGATTGCTGACGGTGTCATAGACAGTATTTACTCGAATGTCGCCTTACAATGGTGCCAAGATCTGCCACAAGCCGTGAGTGAAGCCAATAGAGTGCTCACTCAAGGTGGTGAGTTCAATATGAGCATAGTCGCAAAAGATAGCCTGAAACAGTTAGTCGATTTGGGCTTTAAGGTGAATTCCTTTATCGATGAGCAGGAGTTACTCGCTTGTTTTAACGATGATAATTGGCAGCTCGAGGTATGTAAAACCCTTGACGTTACGGTTTACTTTAGCGACTTAAGGGCATTGCTACAGTCGATAAAAGGTGTTGGTGCATCAATTGTTAAGCAACAACAGAGTGCTAATCAGCCCCAAGTCACATTGAGAGGACGTAAAGATTGGCAAGCATTGCAGCTTAAGGCAGAGTTAAATCGAGCCCCAGAGGGCCTACCTTTAACTTATAACATTAGCTTTATAAAGGCGCGTAAGAAGCGCTAA
- the bioB gene encoding biotin synthase BioB, with protein MPEVQLRNNWKREEIEALFALPMNDLLFQAHSIHRQEFDPNEVQVSRLLSIKTGACPEDCKYCPQSARYDTGLEKERLLAMETVLTEARSAKAAGASRFCMGAAWRNPKERDMPYLKTMVEEVKALGMETCMTLGMLSAEQANTLADAGLDYYNHNLDTSPEYYGDVITTRTYQSRLDTLTNVRASGMKVCSGGIVGMGEKATDRAGLIQQLANLEQHPDSVPINMLVKVEGTPFEKLDDLDPLEFVRTIAVARITMPKSRVRLSAGRENMSDELQAMCFFAGANSIFYGCKLLTTPNPEENDDMSLFKRLGLHPEQGIAATKEQDEAMLAKAAAHQDKKSAAFYDAGAL; from the coding sequence ATGCCTGAAGTACAGCTAAGAAATAACTGGAAACGTGAAGAGATAGAAGCCTTATTTGCACTGCCGATGAACGACCTTCTTTTTCAGGCGCATAGCATTCATCGCCAAGAGTTTGATCCTAACGAAGTTCAGGTCAGTCGTTTACTGTCGATTAAAACCGGAGCTTGTCCTGAAGACTGTAAATATTGTCCACAGAGTGCACGCTATGATACAGGTCTTGAGAAAGAGCGCTTACTCGCGATGGAAACGGTATTAACCGAAGCGCGCAGTGCAAAAGCTGCGGGGGCATCACGTTTCTGCATGGGAGCCGCTTGGCGCAATCCAAAAGAACGTGACATGCCATATCTGAAAACCATGGTTGAAGAAGTAAAAGCGCTTGGTATGGAAACCTGTATGACCTTAGGCATGTTGTCAGCTGAACAAGCCAATACGCTTGCAGACGCAGGTTTAGATTATTACAACCATAACTTAGATACCTCGCCTGAATATTATGGCGATGTCATCACTACCCGTACCTATCAGAGCCGCCTTGATACCTTAACTAACGTACGAGCTTCAGGCATGAAAGTTTGCTCTGGTGGTATCGTAGGAATGGGCGAGAAGGCCACCGACAGAGCGGGACTTATCCAGCAACTCGCTAACTTAGAGCAACATCCCGATTCTGTACCAATTAATATGTTGGTGAAAGTTGAAGGTACGCCTTTTGAGAAACTTGATGATCTCGACCCATTAGAGTTTGTGCGCACGATTGCAGTAGCTCGAATTACTATGCCTAAATCACGAGTTCGTTTATCTGCCGGTCGTGAAAACATGAGCGATGAGTTACAGGCTATGTGTTTCTTTGCTGGCGCTAACTCAATCTTTTACGGATGTAAGTTACTGACGACACCAAATCCAGAAGAGAATGATGATATGAGTCTGTTCAAACGTCTCGGTTTACATCCTGAGCAGGGTATTGCTGCGACAAAAGAGCAAGATGAAGCCATGCTAGCTAAAGCAGCGGCACATCAGGATAAAAAGTCAGCTGCATTTTATGATGCTGGTGCGCTCTAA
- a CDS encoding aminotransferase class I/II-fold pyridoxal phosphate-dependent enzyme, whose product MSETSVNHPAKESLTARVVTKNRSLDEQGLLRQRINLVLDPSQSNYFEVDALPYVNFSSNDYLGLSTSATIADALYQGAKDYGVGSAASPLVVGYSQAHLQLEQALCEATGHEAAILFCSGFSANTALMKTLFNETDTVLADKLIHASVIDGVQDSGAKLKRFAHNDIESAKTDLERFTPSALITESVFSMDGDIAPLAELSALCQQHNSWLIVDDAHGFGVIGENGLGASNLSAEIKIDVQLVTFGKAMGGQGAAILGSQDLIDFLVANARQYIYSTALSPASAAAAYAAIKMIREQPELREKLTENILCFREACAANTIALTESQTAIQPIILGGAAKTMAVAKRLKEHGFWLGAIRPPTVAKDSARLRLTLNANHCQRDILALVDVLATILNDD is encoded by the coding sequence ATGTCAGAAACTTCCGTTAATCACCCAGCCAAAGAGTCATTGACCGCGCGAGTGGTTACAAAAAATCGCTCATTGGATGAGCAAGGGCTGCTAAGGCAGCGAATAAACCTTGTTTTAGATCCTAGTCAGTCAAACTACTTCGAAGTCGACGCGCTCCCTTACGTCAACTTCAGTAGTAATGACTATTTGGGACTAAGCACTTCGGCCACCATCGCTGATGCTCTTTATCAGGGAGCAAAAGATTATGGTGTAGGTAGCGCCGCATCGCCTTTAGTGGTTGGATACAGCCAAGCACATCTGCAGCTTGAACAGGCCTTATGTGAAGCTACGGGACATGAGGCCGCAATATTATTTTGCTCAGGATTTAGCGCTAATACGGCACTGATGAAGACGCTGTTTAATGAAACCGACACAGTGCTAGCCGATAAGCTTATCCATGCTTCGGTTATTGATGGCGTACAAGATAGCGGCGCTAAGCTTAAGCGGTTTGCGCATAATGATATCGAAAGCGCTAAAACAGATTTAGAACGCTTTACCCCTAGTGCCTTAATTACCGAGAGCGTGTTTAGTATGGACGGTGATATAGCACCGTTAGCCGAACTTTCAGCGCTTTGTCAGCAGCATAACAGCTGGCTAATCGTAGATGATGCTCATGGCTTCGGAGTCATAGGTGAAAATGGTCTCGGGGCTTCTAATTTATCCGCTGAGATCAAAATTGATGTGCAATTGGTGACTTTCGGTAAAGCCATGGGCGGCCAAGGTGCAGCCATTCTAGGCAGTCAAGATTTGATAGATTTCTTAGTGGCTAATGCCCGTCAGTATATCTATTCGACGGCTTTATCACCAGCAAGCGCAGCAGCGGCTTATGCGGCGATAAAAATGATAAGAGAACAGCCTGAACTCCGAGAAAAGCTCACTGAGAACATTTTGTGTTTTAGGGAGGCTTGTGCTGCTAATACTATCGCTCTGACTGAGTCACAAACCGCCATTCAGCCCATAATTCTTGGGGGCGCGGCAAAGACGATGGCGGTTGCAAAAAGATTGAAAGAACATGGTTTTTGGCTAGGAGCCATCCGACCTCCAACTGTTGCGAAGGATAGCGCAAGACTAAGGTTGACGTTGAATGCTAACCATTGCCAGCGAGATATTTTGGCGCTAGTGGATGTGTTGGCGACCATATTGAACGATGATTAA
- a CDS encoding FMN-binding glutamate synthase family protein — protein MTIMQKVYWVIATLGNLIAINYMLNNTGLFPSLVLMFTLFYTVIGYFDIFHSRHTLNRLYPVVAYLRYFLESYRVEIQQYFIANDTEETPFNREQRSLVYQRAKNVRDTIAFGTQRDLLEDNYLSLWQSLHPKEIQDTAKRVQIGGPDCLKPYQASYFNISAMSFGSLSANAIESLNLGALKAGCYHNTGEGGVSPYHLKHQGDIVWQLGSGLFGCRDEDGNFNPDTFRAMATRPQIKMIEIKLSQGAKPGHGGVLPKAKITDEIAAIRHVPKDRDCVSPAVNPECTTPKALLNFVKKLRELSEGKPIGFKLCVGNPVEFLGLCKAMIETGITPDFITVDGAEGGTGAAPVEFTNRLGMMCLEAVYFVHNALVGAGLRDKIKIIASGKTASSFDLLAKIAMGADTVNAARTMMMSLGCIQSRHCNTNMCPTGIATQDPARSKAINVSDKSERVKNYHKNTLNSFFELVGSMGLDSPEKLQPHMLKRRTPYGLLMSVGSLIEPLKENDLTSENQISGPWNHWWSMAQTEDFYSEDVYILSPAELSRTHKQG, from the coding sequence ATGACTATTATGCAGAAGGTCTATTGGGTTATTGCAACCTTAGGGAACCTAATCGCCATCAATTATATGCTCAATAATACTGGGCTGTTCCCTAGCTTAGTACTGATGTTTACCCTTTTCTACACCGTCATTGGTTATTTCGACATATTCCATAGCCGACATACGCTAAATCGCCTCTATCCTGTCGTCGCCTATCTAAGATACTTTTTGGAATCTTATCGTGTCGAAATTCAGCAATATTTTATTGCTAATGACACTGAGGAGACACCATTTAATCGAGAACAACGCTCCCTAGTTTATCAAAGAGCGAAGAATGTCAGAGATACTATCGCCTTCGGCACTCAAAGAGATCTGCTAGAAGATAATTATCTTAGCCTTTGGCAGTCCCTGCATCCTAAGGAAATCCAAGACACTGCTAAAAGAGTGCAAATCGGCGGACCCGATTGTTTAAAGCCTTATCAAGCTTCCTATTTCAATATATCAGCAATGAGCTTCGGCTCCCTTAGCGCAAATGCAATCGAATCCCTCAACCTTGGGGCACTAAAAGCGGGTTGCTATCACAACACTGGCGAGGGAGGCGTTAGCCCTTATCATCTGAAGCACCAAGGCGATATCGTATGGCAACTAGGTTCGGGGCTTTTTGGCTGTCGTGATGAGGATGGAAACTTTAATCCAGACACCTTTCGCGCTATGGCAACACGGCCTCAGATAAAAATGATTGAAATAAAACTGTCTCAAGGTGCAAAGCCTGGACATGGAGGCGTACTACCTAAAGCTAAAATAACCGATGAAATTGCAGCGATTCGCCATGTTCCAAAAGACAGAGATTGCGTATCACCTGCCGTAAACCCAGAATGCACTACGCCAAAAGCGTTACTGAATTTCGTTAAGAAACTTAGAGAGCTCAGCGAAGGTAAACCCATTGGTTTTAAACTTTGTGTGGGTAACCCTGTCGAGTTCCTTGGCCTGTGTAAAGCCATGATTGAAACCGGGATCACACCAGACTTTATTACTGTCGACGGTGCAGAAGGCGGCACAGGTGCTGCGCCAGTAGAATTTACCAACCGCTTAGGCATGATGTGCCTAGAGGCAGTATATTTCGTCCATAATGCCTTAGTCGGGGCAGGACTAAGAGATAAGATTAAAATCATTGCATCGGGAAAGACCGCATCAAGTTTCGACCTCTTGGCTAAAATAGCCATGGGCGCAGATACGGTAAATGCGGCTAGAACCATGATGATGTCGTTAGGCTGTATCCAGTCAAGGCACTGCAACACCAATATGTGCCCAACGGGTATCGCGACTCAAGATCCAGCTAGGAGTAAAGCTATCAATGTTAGCGACAAGAGTGAGCGAGTTAAAAACTACCACAAAAATACTCTCAATAGTTTCTTTGAGCTAGTTGGAAGCATGGGGCTAGATAGCCCAGAGAAACTGCAACCACATATGCTAAAACGCCGCACGCCTTATGGTTTATTGATGTCTGTAGGTAGTTTGATTGAGCCCCTAAAAGAGAACGATTTAACTAGTGAAAATCAAATTTCTGGTCCATGGAACCATTGGTGGAGCATGGCTCAGACTGAAGACTTCTATTCAGAGGATGTCTACATTCTCAGTCCAGCAGAGCTTTCACGAACTCATAAGCAAGGTTAA
- the fur gene encoding ferric iron uptake transcriptional regulator, whose translation MTDGNQALKKAGLKVTLPRVKILELMQAPENQHISAEDLYKKLLDLGEEIGLATVYRVLNQFDDAGIVTRHHFESGKAVFELASQHHHDHLVCLSCGKVIEFSDEMIERRQDEIAMKHNIKLTNHSLYLYGVCTNDECDHGVA comes from the coding sequence ATGACAGATGGAAATCAAGCACTAAAGAAAGCGGGTTTGAAAGTGACCTTACCACGAGTCAAAATTTTAGAATTGATGCAAGCGCCGGAAAATCAACACATCAGTGCTGAGGATCTCTATAAGAAATTACTCGACTTGGGGGAAGAGATAGGTCTTGCTACTGTATATCGTGTTCTTAACCAATTCGATGATGCGGGCATTGTGACTCGTCATCACTTCGAAAGCGGAAAAGCCGTTTTCGAACTTGCATCACAGCATCACCACGATCACTTAGTTTGTTTGTCATGTGGCAAAGTCATCGAATTCTCAGATGAAATGATTGAACGCCGTCAAGATGAAATCGCGATGAAGCACAACATTAAACTGACAAACCACAGTTTATACCTTTATGGTGTTTGCACTAACGATGAGTGTGACCACGGCGTAGCTTAA
- the bioA gene encoding adenosylmethionine--8-amino-7-oxononanoate transaminase: MSSDNQSTTTGIDLQFDRDHLWHPYTSMANALPTYGVVSAEGVELQLEDGTKLIDGTSSWWACVHGYSHPKIVAAMQQQTAQLSHVMFGGITHRPAVELARLLIEMTSPRLTKVFLADSGSIAVEVAMKMALQYWQGKAKPNKQKILTVKNGYHGDTFAAMSVCDPEGGMHTMFGELVTKQLFAPAPQSRFDDDFNPKELSEIDNLFEDNHQQIAALLIEPIMQGAGGMRFYHPEYLRSLRKLCDKYDVLLILDEIATGFGRTGKLFAYEHSGIEADILCLGKALTGGYISLAATICSNEVAQGVSDSPAGVFMHGPTFMGNPLACSAAIASLELLKENRWQGQVRAIESQLKQELADAIDYPNVKDVRVLGSIGVLEMNATLNTAELQQQFVDLGVWIRPFSNLIYIMPPYCISSSQLSKLTHAMKTVAKQISLPNDTSAFISHG; the protein is encoded by the coding sequence ATGAGCAGCGATAATCAATCTACAACAACAGGTATCGATCTTCAATTTGATAGAGACCACCTATGGCATCCCTACACTTCAATGGCCAATGCGCTTCCCACCTATGGCGTTGTATCTGCAGAAGGTGTTGAACTCCAGCTAGAAGACGGCACAAAGCTCATTGACGGTACCAGTTCATGGTGGGCTTGTGTTCATGGTTATAGTCACCCAAAAATCGTTGCTGCTATGCAACAACAGACTGCGCAATTGAGTCATGTGATGTTTGGCGGAATAACTCACCGCCCTGCCGTTGAACTTGCGCGTCTACTTATCGAAATGACAAGCCCTAGGCTGACTAAGGTTTTTTTAGCCGACTCTGGTTCAATTGCGGTTGAAGTCGCGATGAAGATGGCGCTGCAATACTGGCAAGGTAAGGCTAAACCTAATAAACAGAAGATCCTGACTGTTAAGAATGGCTACCATGGCGATACTTTTGCCGCCATGAGTGTATGCGATCCTGAAGGCGGCATGCACACCATGTTCGGTGAGTTAGTGACTAAACAGCTGTTTGCCCCTGCGCCTCAATCTCGTTTCGATGACGACTTTAACCCAAAAGAACTCAGCGAGATTGACAACCTATTTGAAGATAATCACCAACAGATCGCCGCATTGCTCATTGAGCCTATTATGCAAGGCGCTGGCGGTATGCGTTTCTATCATCCAGAATACTTACGCTCGCTACGTAAACTGTGTGATAAATATGACGTGCTGCTTATTCTCGATGAAATTGCCACCGGCTTTGGCCGAACAGGTAAATTGTTCGCCTATGAACACAGCGGGATTGAAGCTGATATTTTATGCTTAGGTAAGGCATTAACCGGTGGCTATATCTCTCTGGCCGCAACCATATGTAGCAACGAAGTAGCCCAAGGAGTGAGTGACTCGCCAGCAGGAGTGTTTATGCATGGTCCTACCTTTATGGGTAATCCACTCGCCTGCTCTGCTGCTATCGCCAGTTTAGAGCTGCTTAAAGAAAATCGTTGGCAAGGACAGGTTCGCGCTATTGAATCTCAGCTCAAGCAGGAATTAGCCGACGCGATAGACTACCCAAATGTAAAAGATGTTCGTGTATTAGGCAGCATTGGTGTGCTCGAAATGAATGCTACCCTCAACACCGCTGAGCTACAGCAGCAGTTCGTCGATCTAGGCGTTTGGATAAGACCATTTTCTAACCTTATCTATATCATGCCGCCATATTGCATAAGTTCATCTCAGCTAAGCAAATTAACCCATGCAATGAAAACTGTGGCAAAACAGATCAGTTTACCCAATGATACCAGTGCTTTTATCAGTCATGGTTAA